The following are encoded in a window of Anaerolineae bacterium genomic DNA:
- the acs gene encoding acetate--CoA ligase yields MTDMPSSNNDHWYNPPEDLVRNAHIPDYEAVYAQAQRDPEAFWAERARELDWFQPWDKVLDDSQAPFYRWFVGGKTNIAHNALDRHIGTWRANKVALIWEGEPGDVRSFSYWRMWQEVNRFANILRSMGVRKGDTVTIYMGRVPELVFAMLACAKIGAVHSVVYGGFSEQALADRIEDSKSRVLVTCDGAWLRGKIVPLKDTVDEAVRRSPIVEHIIVVRRTGQDVYMESGRDYWYHDLRALPIAATRAETEVMDSEDPLFILYTSGTTGKPKGVLHTHGGYQVYVSTTLKWVFDLKDEDRWWCAADPGWITGHSYIVYAPLILGATSFMYEGAPTHPYPNRWWKLIEYYGITILYTAPTAIRGLMRFGDAWPSRHDLSSLRLLGSVGEPINPEAWRWYYEVIGRGRCPIMDTWWQTETGGFMITPLPSVRLKPGSATRPFPGIEVDIVDEAGNSVPPGVDGMLVIKKPWPAMLRTVYGDPQRYIDQYWSAYRKQGWYLAGDSARRDKDGYIWIIGRIDDVIKVSGYRLGTAEIESGLVSHPAVAEAAVIGVPDEIKGNAIYAYCLLAKGYAVTPTLEQELKEHVRHEVGPIAVPARIEFVDSLPKTRSGKIMRRVLKARAMGLPEGDVSTMEE; encoded by the coding sequence ATGACTGATATGCCCAGCAGCAACAATGACCACTGGTATAACCCGCCCGAAGACCTCGTCCGAAACGCCCACATCCCCGACTATGAAGCGGTCTACGCCCAGGCTCAGCGCGACCCGGAAGCCTTCTGGGCGGAGCGCGCCCGCGAACTGGACTGGTTTCAGCCCTGGGACAAGGTCCTTGACGATAGTCAGGCCCCGTTCTACAGGTGGTTTGTCGGCGGCAAGACCAACATCGCCCACAACGCCCTGGATCGGCACATCGGCACCTGGCGGGCCAATAAAGTCGCCCTGATCTGGGAGGGTGAGCCGGGCGATGTTCGCTCCTTCAGCTACTGGCGGATGTGGCAGGAAGTTAACCGCTTCGCCAACATCCTGCGCAGCATGGGCGTCCGCAAAGGCGATACGGTGACCATCTATATGGGTCGTGTCCCGGAGCTGGTCTTTGCCATGCTGGCCTGCGCCAAAATCGGCGCCGTCCATTCGGTCGTCTATGGCGGCTTCAGCGAGCAGGCCCTTGCCGATCGCATCGAAGACTCCAAGAGCCGCGTGCTGGTCACCTGTGACGGCGCCTGGCTGCGCGGCAAGATCGTGCCCCTCAAGGATACCGTTGACGAAGCGGTCCGGCGTTCCCCGATTGTCGAGCATATTATTGTCGTCAGGCGCACCGGGCAGGACGTTTACATGGAGTCCGGGCGCGACTACTGGTATCACGACCTGCGGGCGCTGCCAATTGCCGCCACCCGCGCCGAGACCGAAGTGATGGACTCTGAGGATCCGCTGTTCATCCTCTACACCAGTGGCACGACCGGCAAGCCCAAGGGTGTGCTGCACACCCACGGCGGCTACCAGGTTTATGTCAGCACCACGTTGAAGTGGGTATTCGACCTCAAAGATGAAGATCGCTGGTGGTGCGCTGCCGATCCGGGCTGGATCACCGGACACAGCTACATTGTCTATGCCCCGCTGATCCTGGGCGCGACCAGCTTCATGTACGAAGGCGCACCGACCCACCCCTATCCCAACCGCTGGTGGAAGTTGATCGAATACTACGGCATCACCATCCTCTATACCGCGCCGACGGCCATCCGCGGCCTGATGCGCTTTGGCGATGCCTGGCCCAGCCGCCACGATCTGAGCAGCCTGCGTCTGCTGGGCAGCGTCGGTGAGCCGATCAACCCGGAAGCATGGCGCTGGTACTACGAAGTGATCGGTCGAGGTCGCTGCCCGATCATGGATACCTGGTGGCAGACGGAGACGGGCGGCTTCATGATCACGCCGCTGCCCTCCGTCCGGCTCAAGCCCGGCAGCGCCACCCGCCCCTTCCCCGGCATTGAGGTGGACATCGTCGACGAGGCGGGGAATTCCGTCCCACCCGGCGTAGACGGCATGCTGGTGATCAAAAAGCCATGGCCTGCCATGTTGCGCACAGTCTACGGCGACCCACAGCGCTATATCGACCAGTACTGGAGCGCCTACCGCAAGCAGGGCTGGTACCTGGCCGGGGATTCCGCCCGCCGCGACAAGGATGGCTATATCTGGATCATCGGTCGCATCGATGACGTGATCAAGGTCAGCGGTTACCGGCTGGGCACGGCGGAGATTGAGTCCGGCCTGGTCAGCCACCCCGCCGTGGCAGAAGCCGCCGTGATCGGCGTGCCGGATGAGATCAAGGGCAACGCCATTTACGCCTATTGCCTGCTGGCCAAAGGCTACGCCGTCACGCCCACCCTGGAGCAGGAACTGAAGGAACACGTCCGCCACGAGGTTGGCCCAATCGCTGTCCCGGCCAGGATCGAGTTCGTGGATAGTCTGCCCAAGACCCGCAGCGGCAAGATCATGCGCCGCGTGTTGAAGGCGCGGGCGATGGGTCTGCCAGAAGGCGATGTGAGTACGATGGAGGAATGA
- the vanZ gene encoding VanZ family protein: MWYITRRYLSLLVWHWGPVLAAMLMMFVASAQPKYGPPPGASPFTIYFSGVLPVFPGLWEFLIKKSAHMIAYGVLALLLARALVAWGVTARRAAILAVLLALAYALLDEAHQALVPGRHASLTDIGLDAAGASLFMMVGHSIRRKQPLP, from the coding sequence ATGTGGTACATCACGCGGCGTTATCTCAGCCTGCTTGTGTGGCACTGGGGGCCGGTACTGGCGGCCATGCTAATGATGTTCGTCGCTTCCGCTCAGCCCAAGTATGGTCCACCGCCGGGAGCCAGCCCGTTTACGATCTACTTCTCCGGCGTGTTGCCGGTCTTCCCCGGCCTGTGGGAATTCCTGATCAAGAAGAGCGCCCATATGATCGCCTATGGCGTTCTAGCCCTGCTGCTGGCGCGGGCATTGGTTGCCTGGGGCGTGACCGCCCGCCGGGCAGCAATCCTGGCCGTGTTACTGGCCCTTGCCTACGCCTTGCTGGATGAAGCGCACCAGGCACTCGTACCGGGCCGCCATGCCTCGCTCACAGACATCGGTCTGGACGCAGCCGGAGCATCCCTGTTCATGATGGTGGGGCATTCCATCCGGAGGAAACAACCACTACCATAA